GCTGGTAGTGGCCTGATTATGCAGGAACTGACGCAAAATCCATTAGCTGATTCTGGCTTATTAGGCATTAACGCAGGTGCGGGGTTCATGCTAACAATCAGTTTCATCGTGTTACCCAAAGCGACACCACAACAAACCGCTATCTTTGCTTTAATTGGCGCCGCGTTGTCGGCGTGCTTAATCTTAGCCATTAGTCTAGCTAAAAAGACGCAGAAAACGGCGACGGTTGTCTTGGCTGGGATGGCAATTAGTAGTTGTCTAGTGGCCTTAAGTGAAGGCTTATCTTTAATGACTCAACTTAAACGGGATTTAGCGTTCTGGCACTTTGGGGGCGTCGCGGCGATTACTTGGACGCAATTAACACATTTAGGACCGTGGCTAATTGCTGGCTTGCTGGCAAGCCTCTGTTTGGCACCGCAACTGCGTTTATTACAACTAGGCGATGAACTTGTATTGAGTTTAGGCCGCAAGACGAGTGTTGTCCGCTTATTAGGGTTTATCTGTGTGATTATTCTAGCGGGTATTTCCGTGGCCTTAGTCGGTTCCGTGGCATTTGTGGGCTTGATGGTGCCACATATTACGCGGTACTTGGTTGGTTATGATGTACGCCAGGTGATGCCAGTCACGTTATTATTAGGGGCTAGTCTGGTCGTAGTAGCGGACTTAATTTCACGGACGATTAATCCCCCACAGGAGATTCCCTTTGGGATTATGATTGCCTTAATTGGCGTGCCATTCTTCATCTATCTAGCAAGAAAAGGGGCGAGTCAAGCATGAATATGACGATGAAACGTTATCGGTGTTGGCTCGTCGGGCTAGTGATATTACTAGTCGTGACGACTCTAGTTAGCTTACAAACAGGGCAATTGGCGATTGGGCCCCAAGCAATCGGCCGATTATTGATTGGTCAGGGCCAAGCACAGGATGCATTAATCTTGGTTGATTTTCGGATGCCGCGGATTATCATTGCGATTTTAGTCGGCTTTGCGCTAGCGATTGCTGGTGAAGTCTTACAGAGCACGACGCAAAATCCATTAGCCGATACTGGTTTTTTAGGTATTAATGCCGGTGCGGGGATTGCGGTTTTATTATTTATTACGTTTGCTGCTGATCAGAGTAGCCAAATTTTCATATTACCGGTATTAGCTTTGATTGGCGCACTAGTGAGCGCAGTGGTAATCGTGATCGGCGCGTATCAAAAGTCGGTGGGGATTACGGCCAATCGCTTGTTACTGACTGGGGTAGCGGTCTCGACCTGTTTTTCAGCATTGATGGTCTTATTAACCTTGAAGTTATCCCCTGATAATTATCAATTTGTAATGACTTGGCTAGCGGGCAGTATCTGGGGCAGTAGTTGGCCATTTATCTGGGCACTATTGCCGTGGTTATTGGTAACCGTGCCATATATCTTCAGTAAGTGGCAAATCTTGGATGCTTTTGTCTTAACCCCCGATAACATGCGTTCATTGGGGATTGATTTTCAAAAGCAACGGCTGTACTTGATTGGGGCCGCCGTAATTTTGGCGGGTGCCAGTGTCTCAATCAGTGGGGGCATTGGTTTTATTGGCTTGATTACACCGCATATTGCCCGCAGAATTATCGGGTACAAGCACCGTTATCAATTACTATTGACGGGACTTTTAGGCAGTTGTTTTTTATTAGTTGCTGATACCTGTGGGAAG
This DNA window, taken from Latilactobacillus sakei, encodes the following:
- a CDS encoding iron ABC transporter permease, which translates into the protein MMNKKFGFSLVISLILLAILMIVSIRYGAAQTTMATVYHAVFDYHASQLPQAVIHEIRLPRVLGAALIGASLAGSGLIMQELTQNPLADSGLLGINAGAGFMLTISFIVLPKATPQQTAIFALIGAALSACLILAISLAKKTQKTATVVLAGMAISSCLVALSEGLSLMTQLKRDLAFWHFGGVAAITWTQLTHLGPWLIAGLLASLCLAPQLRLLQLGDELVLSLGRKTSVVRLLGFICVIILAGISVALVGSVAFVGLMVPHITRYLVGYDVRQVMPVTLLLGASLVVVADLISRTINPPQEIPFGIMIALIGVPFFIYLARKGASQA
- a CDS encoding iron ABC transporter permease; translation: MNMTMKRYRCWLVGLVILLVVTTLVSLQTGQLAIGPQAIGRLLIGQGQAQDALILVDFRMPRIIIAILVGFALAIAGEVLQSTTQNPLADTGFLGINAGAGIAVLLFITFAADQSSQIFILPVLALIGALVSAVVIVIGAYQKSVGITANRLLLTGVAVSTCFSALMVLLTLKLSPDNYQFVMTWLAGSIWGSSWPFIWALLPWLLVTVPYIFSKWQILDAFVLTPDNMRSLGIDFQKQRLYLIGAAVILAGASVSISGGIGFIGLITPHIARRIIGYKHRYQLLLTGLLGSCFLLVADTCGKLMSPTAEIPAGIIVALIGAPYFIYLLIKTK